The following is a genomic window from Candidatus Obscuribacter sp..
TGGCAAGAGTATTGGTGCCAGGTGTGATCATCTGCACGGGCGTAGCCTGGAGCATCTCTGGTGTGCCTTTTAGACCGGGCCAGATGCCGCTAGATAATAGCCCTACCGATGGTGGCAGAGGCTGAGTCGATACTGCCAGATCTGGATTTAAAACTGTGATGCCTCGACCGACTGTCTTGTACTGACTCACTCCCGATTGAGTGCCGGCCGAGCCGCCAGCTGATGTTGATGTGATGTCCATCCCCGGGATGTAATTGATTACACCAGTAGCTGGGGTGCGGTGATAAGTGCTAATCGGCGGGATAACACCGGATTTACCACCAGGACTGCCAGCGGCACGCCCACCTAAAAACATCGCTGGTCCGTCGTCTAAACCGCCATTGAGTGAGCCCCCTGTGTGCACGCTGCCCCTGATTTGCTCTGGCACATACGTGTCGACACTGGGCTTTTGCATCTGTCCATAGTTAATCTGGCTGCCAGCTCTACCCTGTAAGGCTGGTATGACCCTGAGCGAGGGGTTGATCATAGTCTCGCTCTTGATACCACCCTGCAATGGGGCAGTCTGGCTTACCGAGGAGGAGAGGGGCTTAGCTGGTTCGTCAGTGTCAAAGTAACTACGCACATTGTTACCACCAAAGGCAGGCGCGCTGGCTCCCAGGAGGGCTCCAGTGATGATTACGATGTAGATAGTTTTGCTTGGCATCAATATGGTTTGGAGCGATTGTGCAAGGCTCAGATTAAAGCCTCACTACTCTTTACCCAACTTTAGCCCTAGCGAGCGTCCTTTTTTGGCTTTTGCGTTTTTGCCGATCTCAAATAATTCGACCATATCACCGGAGGCGTTACGGTTGGCGTCACTGACCATAACTTCCTGGACGGTGTTACGCACTCTATAGCCTGTCGGTGCATCAAAATATGTCTTAGGCACTTTTGCTGACTCTATTTTTTTTGTAGAGAAATAAACACTGGCCTCGTTAGTTACCGGAATACTGGTAAGCCAGTCGATTTTGCGGCGTGTACGGATAAATTTGAGCGGTATTCCATTATTAGTTGGTATTTTGTACGCCGCATACAGGATTCGCTCGACCTCGGGGCTAGCCACTTTATCTATAGGGAGATAAGCAATGTATTCGGATTTTCCCGACACTTGCTTGACCTTAAAGTTGTTGACGATGATTTCTCCGGGTTTTTGGTCCTGGTATTTAGCGTGGTCTTGTCGGTGCATCACATAGTCATTCATTAAGCCGTTAACTTCGAGGCTGTGTATTGTCTCGACAAAACAACTTTTGTCATCATCCCTAAAAACTGTAACTGTCCATTTAGGAGCTTTAGCCACCACGCTAAAGTGCATTGGGCCGAGGTTATCGATGCGCACGGCGTCTGGCCGGCAAAACGTATTGGTGTCACCAAAAAAGAAGTGGGTCTGGGTTAGTTTTGTGGCAGGCATCAAGCCCGGCTTTGCTTTGTCTGTTTCTATGCTTTTGCACTGGCTTGATTGGCTCTGAAAGCCGCTAAGCAATGCAGTAAAAAGGACTAGTCTTTTGATTTGCTTAATGGCGTCTATTTGGCTAGGCAATTGGTCAAACCTTTTAATTCTTGTACAGAGTCATTCGGAAGCTTCCATTTGCTTTCCAGGCTTGTATTTATTGTACAGCTGATGATTGCTGACAAGGAGCACAAAATCTCATTCTGTCTCTTTGTCTCTCTCTCCCTCTCTCTCATTAAAATAGGGGTTGTTTGAGAAATTGGCCGAGTTTTTCTCATGCAACCCAGTTTGCTAAAAGAGACCACCAGATAGCCTGCCATTTTAACTAGAGCCAATAATCTGAGCTTTTAGTTTAGTGGCAGAGTAAAGTAAGTGACTGTGCCGCGACCTGCTTCACTCTCTGCCCAGATAGCACCGCCCATGCGCTCCACATTATTGCGAGCGAGGTACATGGAGAGTCTTGGTCCGTAAGTGTCTTGACTGTGCTTGCCTTCGATAAAGCCGACAAACATATCAGCGATTTCGACTTCAGGCAGAGCCGGTCCAGAGCTAGATATACCGATGCGCATATCAGCCCCTTTGAGTTGGCTTTCGACTCTTACTCTGCCACCAGCAGCGGTGATCAAGATCATGCGCTCCAGTACCTGTCTGAGGATGCCCATAATCGCTTCTTTGCTGCTATTGATTGTGGGCAAGCCGGTCACTGTCTTGTAATCGAGAGTCAGTTGTCTTTCGCGAGCCAGTGGAGTTACTTCTTCAAGAGCTGCTGCCACCAGTCGTGTGATTGCAATTTGTTCTCTGGGGGCAATTGGTTGCGGCACTGTGCCGCCATACATCATGAGCAGACTGTCTACCAGACCAATTAACTGTTCATAGTTGCCGTGTAATTCGGCCAGAGACTGGCCTACGGCTGGATGCATATTATTGCGAGCGTTATTAAGGATGGCTGACCAACCGGCTTCGGCAGAGGTCAGTGGTGTGCGGATATTGTCGCGCAGCATGCTCACGATTTCTTGACGCAAAAGCTGGTTTTCGCTACGCAGTGACTTGTCTCGCAGCACCATGATATAGCCATTGACGTGGCCATCATCGGAGGAGAGTGGCTGCAGGTGCGCCAGTACTTCGATTTTTTTACCGCTGGTTTTGTGATAGACCACTGCTTCTGGATAAAACTGCTCAATCAATGCCATGGCATTGCCGCCGTGTTGGGCAAACGCTTGCGCCTCACTCTGGGCTGCCTCGCCTGGTTTGCGCACCAGATCAAAACAGAGTCGACCAGCGATCTCACTGTTACTGGTACCAGACCAATTTAAAAAGACTGGATTAGAGTGCAAAATATTGCCGTATTGATCCAGTACCAGATAGCCCTCGGTACTGCTTTGCAAAACCGCATCGAGCTGCTGTTGTACGAGGATTGCTTGTTTATTGGACTGGTTGATTGTGCGTGAGTACTCAGCTATTTGCTTGGCTTGTATCGTAATTTGATTATTCAGTACATCTACTTGTTGGGTCGATTGTTCGGCTTGTTCTTTGCGTTCTTCGACTTGCTGCATCTGCTTGGTCAGCTGAGTTTTGAGGTTTTGAGTGGTGGAGCGCATAGACAGTACAGCAGTGTCAATCAACTCACCCAGCTCATACCATTCGCCGGATAGGTTTTCTAGAGGCGGAATTACTTGTTTGTTATTAGCAATAAGGCGTGTGCGTTTTACCAAAAACTTCATGGGCTCGTTTACTGCTGCGGCAATGCGTGTCGCTAAAAACATGCCAACAACAGTGCCCAGTGCGCCTACAATTACTGCCAAAAACAGGTTTTCCATGACAGTGCTCATGATGTTTGGCACTGGCTTGGCTAAAAAAATCACACCAATAAAATCAGTCGGATCTTGATTGTCTTTGCCACCCTCCCAGATACACTGGGTGTTAAACCAGCCGTCTTTGCGTTCAAATCCGCTGACAGGCACAATCAGATTATCTATAAAGTCAACGCCGGTTAACTTGGCAATCTTTTTTTCGGGAAACCCTTTAGGAAAGCCCGATTTGTTTATTTCTTCTAGATATGGAAAACAGGTCTGAGAGGGGAAATCCTGAGACCAGCCCACTATTTTGCTAAATTTGCGTGAATAAATTGCCAGCTGAGCGCCCTGTGTCTCAGGCTCTTCGATATTGGTGCGGGCAACAACACCAGAAAGAAATTCCTGGTTAATCGGTTGATTGACAGCCAGGATGCCCTTGGGCACTGGCACAACCGTGCTGCGATAAATTAGACCGGTTTTGCTGCTTGAGGTAAAGCCATCGAAGGATCTGTTAGATGCTGCCGCGTCGACAGCTTTGCAATCCTGTCGCATTGAATAGTTTGACTCTTTTGATGAGGGCGTGTCATTGCTATATATGACCTGTCCATTTTCATCCAGTATCCAGACTGTCCCGTTAAAGATGTCTTTTTCGCTGATAGCACTTACAACTGATGCCAGTGTTGCTTTATCGCGACTGGCAACTGCTGGCTTAAAACGGCTATCTTTTAAAATGTCTTTGCTGACTAGATTGGTAAGAGCACGGGTATTTTCAAAACTGCCACTGAGTTTTTGCAATACGCTGCGAGGATCTTGTTGTTTGGCTCCGGGATCGCCGAGTATTTTGCCCGCCCGGGTACGCGTGTTGCGATACTCGAAGTAAGTCGAGCAGGTGACGCAGCCAAGGACGACCACGAGTACTACTGACAGGAGAGCGAAAGTAAGTCTGGTGCTTAGATTCAAAGCGCTCGTACCAAATCATAAAAAGGCGACACAAATAGAAGTTTACCCCGACCGAGGCTATCTTCGCTTGCCAATTTACTTACTGGTGCTAGCTTTACGGTACTCTGCTTGTACCTGGATTGCGCGAATCAACTGATTTGGACCGCAATAGCCCAGTTCTAAAAGGATTTGTCCCAATGGCTTGGGTTCTCTTCCGCTTTCTTTATCTTCTCTCTGGATACGCAGCGACTCATCTAATTGATAGATGGTGATGTAGTCAAGCTCAACCAGAATTTGCCCTAAAAGGGTGCGGCTTGCATCCTGGCTGTCGTTGTTATCCTTAGAACGATTAGGCATCTTTATTTGATTCGCAAAAGAGAAGGGGAAATAGGCTTTTAAAAAGCAGACCGCTGGATCGCACCCGCAAGTTCAACTTATGGCTGCTGGGTTTCCCCCCTGACCAGGTTCGTCGGCCTGCGCCGCGCCCAGCGATCTGAGATAGCTATTATAGAGCACGCGAGCTATTAAAAGGGTGATTGTTGTTAATAGATTGTTTGACAATTGAGAGGAAATTTCCCTAAGCTGCACGTGACCGCGGAGTTGGTAAATGAAGATCGAGAAATCTGCCGAAATAATTGCGCCAGTAGCTCCTGAAATTATCACCAATATATTGGCTGGCAACTGGGCTATCGAGATAATCAAGAGCGCTTTAGAGCTGGGCTTTTTTGAAGCCCTGAAAGAGCGCGCAGCCAGCGCCAGTGAAGTGGCAACTACGCTTGGATACCCTCTCAAAGGAGTGGTGCTCACACTTGACAGTCTGGTCGGTATGAAGCTCCTTGACCGTCTCGATTTGCTGGACGGCGCTACTTACTCTCAAGCCACTTATGCCTTAAACGAGACATCGGGGACTTACTTACTTAAAGATAGTGCTTTGTTTATGGGGCTTTATCTCAAGCAGCACGATGAACTAAGCAAGATGTGGCGCAATTTAAGAGAGACAATAAAGACCGGCCGCCCTGTCATGGAAGTCAATCAGGATGCAAAGGCAGCGGAGATTTTTCCTCAGTTAGCAGAGTCGATAATTCCTCTTAACTACGCCATTGCTGTTGATGCCGTCAAGGTTGTCAAAGATAAACTCGGTCCCGGTCCATATAAGGTACTGGACGTTGCCGCCGGCAGTGCCGTCTGGAGTATCCCTTTTGCCCAGACAAGTGCCAGGACCCAGGTCACCGCTCTGGATTTTGCTCCGGTAGTGGCAGTGACCGAGCGCATCACAAAACGCTTTGAAGTAGATAGTCAGTATCAATTTTTAAGTGGCAACTGGCGAGATTTACAACTAACCTCAGGCAGCTTTGATGTGATTATACTGGGGCATATTTTGCACTCAGAAGGCATGGATTTGTCGAGACAACTACTCAAGTACTGTGCTGACGCCTTAAGACCAGGTGGTATGCTGGTTATCGCTGAATTTTTTACCAATAAACAAAAGAGTGGGCCTTTGCATCCGCTGATGTTTGGACTTAATATGTATCTTGCCACCACTGATGGTTGTGTCTTTAGTGTCGACGAGTTAACTGCTCTTTGCACTGCCAGTGGCTTTAATCAGGTGCTCAAGCATTCTTCCTCTCAGTATGTGACACCGCTCCTCTTTGCGGTCAAATAGCAGATGATTT
Proteins encoded in this region:
- a CDS encoding class I SAM-dependent methyltransferase, whose translation is MKIEKSAEIIAPVAPEIITNILAGNWAIEIIKSALELGFFEALKERAASASEVATTLGYPLKGVVLTLDSLVGMKLLDRLDLLDGATYSQATYALNETSGTYLLKDSALFMGLYLKQHDELSKMWRNLRETIKTGRPVMEVNQDAKAAEIFPQLAESIIPLNYAIAVDAVKVVKDKLGPGPYKVLDVAAGSAVWSIPFAQTSARTQVTALDFAPVVAVTERITKRFEVDSQYQFLSGNWRDLQLTSGSFDVIILGHILHSEGMDLSRQLLKYCADALRPGGMLVIAEFFTNKQKSGPLHPLMFGLNMYLATTDGCVFSVDELTALCTASGFNQVLKHSSSQYVTPLLFAVK
- a CDS encoding PAS domain-containing protein; translation: MNLSTRLTFALLSVVLVVVLGCVTCSTYFEYRNTRTRAGKILGDPGAKQQDPRSVLQKLSGSFENTRALTNLVSKDILKDSRFKPAVASRDKATLASVVSAISEKDIFNGTVWILDENGQVIYSNDTPSSKESNYSMRQDCKAVDAAASNRSFDGFTSSSKTGLIYRSTVVPVPKGILAVNQPINQEFLSGVVARTNIEEPETQGAQLAIYSRKFSKIVGWSQDFPSQTCFPYLEEINKSGFPKGFPEKKIAKLTGVDFIDNLIVPVSGFERKDGWFNTQCIWEGGKDNQDPTDFIGVIFLAKPVPNIMSTVMENLFLAVIVGALGTVVGMFLATRIAAAVNEPMKFLVKRTRLIANNKQVIPPLENLSGEWYELGELIDTAVLSMRSTTQNLKTQLTKQMQQVEERKEQAEQSTQQVDVLNNQITIQAKQIAEYSRTINQSNKQAILVQQQLDAVLQSSTEGYLVLDQYGNILHSNPVFLNWSGTSNSEIAGRLCFDLVRKPGEAAQSEAQAFAQHGGNAMALIEQFYPEAVVYHKTSGKKIEVLAHLQPLSSDDGHVNGYIMVLRDKSLRSENQLLRQEIVSMLRDNIRTPLTSAEAGWSAILNNARNNMHPAVGQSLAELHGNYEQLIGLVDSLLMMYGGTVPQPIAPREQIAITRLVAAALEEVTPLARERQLTLDYKTVTGLPTINSSKEAIMGILRQVLERMILITAAGGRVRVESQLKGADMRIGISSSGPALPEVEIADMFVGFIEGKHSQDTYGPRLSMYLARNNVERMGGAIWAESEAGRGTVTYFTLPLN